A part of Sinorhizobium chiapasense genomic DNA contains:
- the ccmD gene encoding heme exporter protein CcmD translates to MMSHAAYVFASYAVAAVTVAGLVFWVIGDGRARQRELKELEEAGIRRRSAEASGGAGR, encoded by the coding sequence ATGATGAGCCACGCGGCTTACGTTTTTGCCAGCTATGCCGTCGCCGCCGTTACGGTGGCGGGACTCGTGTTCTGGGTCATCGGCGATGGCCGCGCCCGTCAGCGTGAGTTGAAGGAGCTCGAGGAGGCCGGCATCCGACGCCGCTCTGCGGAGGCTTCTGGCGGGGCCGGCCGATGA
- a CDS encoding DUF2585 domain-containing protein, translating into MTIAAGTDDNRQRWARFWLIACLGVVAIQILTQHLMGRLWICECGYVKLWEGVVKSSGNSQHITDWYTPSHIIHGFLFYGLGHLALRGKPLSARLLLATVIESAWEIAENTPMVINRYRSATISLDYFGDSILNSTMDTLAMAAGFLLASRLPVALTVVIAIVLELFTGFMVRDNLTLNVLMLLWPLDAVKAWQAGF; encoded by the coding sequence GTGACGATCGCGGCCGGGACCGACGACAACAGACAGCGCTGGGCCCGGTTCTGGCTGATCGCCTGCCTCGGCGTGGTCGCGATCCAGATATTGACGCAGCATCTTATGGGTCGGCTGTGGATCTGCGAATGCGGCTACGTCAAGCTTTGGGAAGGTGTGGTCAAGTCCAGCGGCAACTCGCAGCACATCACTGACTGGTACACGCCGTCCCACATCATTCACGGCTTCCTGTTCTACGGCCTCGGTCACTTGGCTCTGCGCGGCAAGCCGCTGAGCGCGCGTTTGCTCCTTGCGACCGTCATCGAATCCGCCTGGGAGATTGCCGAAAACACGCCGATGGTGATTAACCGCTATCGTTCGGCGACGATCTCGCTCGACTATTTCGGCGACAGCATCCTCAATTCGACCATGGACACGCTTGCCATGGCTGCAGGATTCCTGCTGGCATCGCGGCTGCCGGTGGCGTTGACGGTCGTGATCGCGATCGTGCTTGAACTCTTCACCGGCTTTATGGTGCGCGACAACCTGACCCTTAACGTGCTGATGCTCCTCTGGCCGCTGGATGCGGTGAAGGCTTGGCAGGCGGGGTTTTAA
- the ccmA gene encoding heme ABC exporter ATP-binding protein CcmA — translation MRLLAEGLSARRGEDLIFNDISFALGPGEALVVTGPNGSGKSTLLRVLAGLLRAESGRLRIEGGPAEFAHPYELSHYLGHRNAMKRELTVRENLSFWQHFMGDSPGGSGVDIAAAVEAVGLAGITHLPFGYLSAGQQRRMAMAKLLVAYRPIWLLDEPTAALDAGADRLFAGLVTAHLERGGILIAATHQPLGLGSTQSLQMKGFAH, via the coding sequence ATGCGCCTGCTGGCTGAAGGTTTGAGTGCGAGGCGCGGCGAGGACCTGATTTTTAACGATATTTCCTTTGCGCTCGGGCCTGGGGAGGCCCTTGTGGTGACGGGTCCGAACGGCTCCGGCAAGTCGACCTTGCTTCGCGTTCTTGCGGGTCTCTTGCGGGCCGAATCGGGCAGGCTCAGAATCGAGGGCGGACCAGCGGAATTCGCCCATCCCTACGAGCTCAGCCACTACCTCGGCCATCGCAATGCAATGAAGCGGGAACTGACCGTTCGGGAAAATCTTTCCTTCTGGCAGCATTTCATGGGTGATTCGCCTGGGGGCTCCGGCGTCGACATCGCCGCGGCCGTCGAAGCCGTCGGTCTTGCCGGCATCACGCACCTGCCCTTCGGCTATCTTTCGGCCGGTCAGCAGCGGCGCATGGCAATGGCCAAGCTTCTCGTCGCCTATCGACCGATCTGGTTGCTCGATGAGCCGACCGCCGCGCTCGATGCGGGGGCGGACAGGCTGTTCGCCGGGCTAGTGACGGCTCATCTCGAACGCGGCGGCATCCTCATTGCCGCCACCCATCAGCCACTGGGGCTCGGGTCGACGCAGAGTTTGCAGATGAAGGGGTTCGCGCATTGA
- the ftsY gene encoding signal recognition particle-docking protein FtsY has protein sequence MAPSAERAANEVGSGEVDASADTAADESVAIEDEIAPHPISPPVGEMPGRAEGGEPPSEHATLRDEAATPPSVPSGHLPHKGGEQAVDDRTAQEETAGGNDLAASTETETEAEATKHREPETNADLAADEAVAMDDESAAMPISPPVGEMPGRAEGGEASSDRAALRDDAATPHSIPSVQLSPQDETAAPSLPKGFATSDKRPKEQPPAPQAKVNWYQRLRRGLARTSSQLSGQIASLFTKRKLDEATLQDLEDLLIQADLGVETAMRITDTLASERYGKDVSGEDVSRIMAGEITKVLAPVAKPLELDLSHKPHVILVVGVNGTGKTTTIGKLAAKLSGAGLKVMLAAGDTFRAAAIEQLKIWAERTKSDIVSSKLGADAAGLAYEAFQLAREKKSDVLIIDTAGRLQNKAELMAELEKIVRVLGKLDPDAPHTVLQTLDATTGQNALQQVEIFRNVAGVSGLIMTKLDGTARGGILVAISAKHKLPVYFIGVGEGVDDLEPFEAKDFADAIAGVAA, from the coding sequence ATTGCGCCCTCGGCCGAGCGCGCGGCGAATGAGGTCGGTAGCGGAGAGGTCGATGCAAGCGCCGACACCGCTGCCGACGAAAGCGTTGCGATCGAAGACGAGATCGCCCCACATCCGATCTCCCCCCCTGTGGGGGAGATGCCCGGCAGGGCAGAGGGGGGTGAGCCCCCTTCCGAACACGCCACGCTTCGCGATGAGGCGGCGACACCCCCCTCTGTCCCTTCGGGACATCTCCCCCACAAGGGGGGAGAGCAGGCGGTGGACGATCGCACCGCCCAAGAAGAGACGGCTGGCGGAAACGACCTCGCCGCCTCGACCGAAACCGAAACCGAAGCCGAAGCTACCAAGCACCGGGAGCCCGAGACAAACGCGGACCTCGCTGCCGACGAAGCCGTCGCAATGGACGACGAGAGCGCCGCGATGCCAATCTCCCCCCCTGTGGGGGAGATGCCCGGCAGGGCAGAGGGGGGTGAAGCCTCCTCCGATCGCGCCGCGCTTCGCGATGACGCCGCGACACCCCATTCTATCCCTTCGGTACAGCTCTCCCCCCAGGATGAGACGGCCGCACCCAGCCTGCCCAAGGGCTTCGCCACCTCCGACAAGCGCCCCAAGGAGCAGCCCCCCGCCCCCCAGGCGAAGGTCAACTGGTACCAGCGGCTGCGCCGCGGCCTCGCGCGCACCTCGTCGCAGCTCAGCGGCCAGATCGCCAGCCTCTTCACCAAGAGAAAGCTCGACGAGGCGACGCTGCAGGATCTCGAAGACCTGCTGATCCAGGCCGATCTTGGCGTCGAGACGGCGATGCGCATCACCGATACGCTCGCCTCCGAGCGCTACGGCAAGGATGTCTCCGGCGAGGATGTGTCGCGCATCATGGCCGGCGAGATCACCAAGGTGCTGGCGCCGGTCGCCAAGCCGCTGGAGCTCGATCTCAGCCACAAGCCGCACGTGATCCTCGTCGTCGGCGTCAACGGCACCGGCAAGACGACGACGATCGGCAAGCTCGCCGCCAAGCTTTCCGGCGCCGGCCTGAAAGTGATGCTTGCGGCCGGCGACACCTTCCGCGCCGCCGCGATCGAACAATTGAAGATCTGGGCCGAGCGGACGAAATCCGACATCGTTTCGTCCAAGCTCGGCGCCGACGCGGCCGGCCTTGCCTATGAGGCGTTCCAGCTTGCGCGCGAGAAGAAGTCGGACGTACTGATCATCGACACCGCCGGGCGCCTGCAGAACAAGGCCGAGCTGATGGCGGAACTCGAAAAGATCGTCCGCGTTCTCGGCAAGCTTGACCCCGACGCACCGCATACGGTTCTGCAGACGCTCGACGCGACGACCGGGCAGAATGCCCTGCAGCAGGTCGAGATTTTCCGCAACGTCGCGGGCGTCAGCGGCCTGATCATGACTAAGCTCGACGGCACCGCGCGCGGCGGTATTCTCGTGGCGATCTCCGCCAAGCATAAGCTGCCGGTCTATTTCATCGGCGTCGGCGAGGGCGTCGACGATCTCGAGCCTTTTGAGGCGAAGGACTTCGCCGACGCGATCGCCGGCGTTGCCGCCTGA
- a CDS encoding cysteine hydrolase has translation MIPVLAVVAAIVVAVALFAIRLTYEVRRANTPTTGERIDISMRPNLALLVTDIQKDFTSIGGKYGWDEAYLKSRLAMISTAAVKASEAEIPVIAIRHVYRAPLIRLMIWLFGEGRGIPGSKGLGLALPLSPDFEVVKSLSDSFSSPELEGYLAANRIGTLLLTGLDGCHCVQNTANGALNRGYRVEILENAVLSRDEAGWRKHAEALEGRGAVLT, from the coding sequence ATGATTCCGGTTCTCGCGGTGGTCGCGGCGATCGTCGTCGCGGTTGCCCTCTTCGCCATCCGCTTGACGTACGAAGTGCGGAGGGCCAATACGCCGACCACTGGCGAGCGTATCGACATTTCCATGCGGCCGAACCTGGCGTTGCTCGTCACCGACATACAGAAGGACTTCACCTCCATCGGCGGAAAATACGGATGGGACGAGGCCTATCTGAAGTCGCGCCTTGCCATGATCAGCACGGCTGCCGTGAAGGCGAGCGAAGCCGAAATACCGGTGATCGCCATCCGCCATGTCTACCGCGCGCCGCTCATCAGGCTGATGATCTGGCTTTTTGGCGAGGGGCGGGGAATCCCGGGATCGAAGGGGCTCGGTCTCGCACTGCCGCTGTCGCCGGATTTCGAGGTGGTGAAGTCGCTCAGCGACAGCTTCTCCTCGCCGGAACTCGAGGGCTATCTGGCCGCGAACAGGATCGGCACCTTGCTGCTCACCGGGCTCGACGGCTGCCATTGCGTCCAGAACACCGCCAACGGCGCGCTTAACCGCGGCTATCGGGTCGAAATCCTCGAAAACGCCGTATTGAGCCGCGACGAAGCTGGGTGGCGCAAGCATGCCGAGGCGCTCGAAGGGCGGGGCGCCGTGCTGACCTGA
- the dapF gene encoding diaminopimelate epimerase, which yields MADNVQFARMNGLGNKILVVDMRGRKDRVTPHAAVALNADPATEFDQIMAIHDAKAAGTDAWIDIINSDGSMAQACGNGTRCVVQALAAETGKKAFLFHTVAGLLEAREHEDGTISVDMGSPRFGWNEIPLAEEFHDTRRIELQIGPIDDPVLHSPSVASMGNPHAIFWVDNDVWSYELDRFGPLLENHPIFPERANISIARVRSRHAMDLRTWERGAGLTLACGSAACAAAVSGARTGRTERTVTVNVPGGPLFIEWRERDDHVIMTGPAEWEWSGTVDPATGAFQRDGATAGDSGARAL from the coding sequence ATGGCCGACAACGTGCAATTTGCCAGGATGAACGGGCTTGGAAACAAGATCCTCGTCGTCGACATGCGCGGCCGCAAGGATCGCGTCACGCCTCATGCCGCGGTCGCGCTCAATGCCGATCCGGCAACCGAGTTCGACCAGATCATGGCGATCCACGATGCGAAGGCCGCCGGCACCGATGCCTGGATCGACATCATCAATTCCGACGGATCGATGGCGCAGGCCTGCGGCAACGGCACCCGTTGCGTCGTCCAGGCCTTGGCGGCCGAGACCGGCAAAAAGGCTTTCCTCTTCCACACTGTTGCGGGCCTCCTCGAAGCCAGGGAGCATGAGGACGGCACGATCTCGGTCGACATGGGAAGCCCGCGTTTCGGCTGGAACGAAATCCCCCTCGCCGAAGAATTCCACGACACGCGCCGGATCGAATTGCAGATCGGCCCGATTGACGACCCGGTGCTGCATTCGCCGTCGGTCGCCTCGATGGGCAACCCGCACGCGATCTTCTGGGTCGACAACGACGTCTGGTCCTACGAGCTCGATCGCTTCGGCCCCCTCCTTGAAAATCATCCGATCTTTCCCGAGCGCGCCAATATCTCGATCGCCCGGGTCCGTTCGCGCCACGCGATGGACCTCCGAACCTGGGAGCGCGGCGCAGGGCTGACGCTTGCCTGCGGCTCGGCGGCTTGCGCCGCCGCCGTCAGCGGCGCAAGAACCGGCCGGACGGAAAGGACGGTGACGGTGAACGTTCCGGGTGGGCCGCTCTTCATCGAATGGCGTGAGCGCGACGACCACGTCATCATGACCGGGCCGGCCGAATGGGAATGGTCAGGCACCGTCGATCCCGCGACCGGCGCCTTTCAGCGCGACGGCGCTACGGCTGGCGACAGCGGAGCGCGGGCGCTTTGA
- the mtaB gene encoding tRNA (N(6)-L-threonylcarbamoyladenosine(37)-C(2))-methylthiotransferase MtaB, giving the protein MSGVEVITFGCRLNTYESEVMRAEAEKAGLNNAILVNTCAVTGEAVRQARQAIRRARRDNPHARIIVTGCAAQTEKQAFAEMAEVDAVLGNEEKLKSASYRSLPDFGVSAEEKLRVNDIMSVRATAPQMVKHIDGHVRAFIQVQNGCDHRCTFCIIPYGRGNSRSVPMGAVVDQARRLVEGGYREIVLTGVDATSYGADLPGTPTLGLLAKTLLKQVPEILRLRLSSIDSIEADRHLFDLIAGEPRFMPHLHLSLQHGDDLILKRMKRRHSSADARAFCGEVRRLRPEISFGADMIAGFPTETEQMFENAARLAEGCGIAHLHVFPYSPRPGTPAARMPQLDRALVKERAARLRARGAELYAAHLGRMIGSEQTILVEMNGLAHTENFTLVDAAGLKPRSLVAVTITGHNGKHLTMQQKQMAAA; this is encoded by the coding sequence TTGAGCGGCGTCGAGGTCATAACCTTCGGCTGCCGCCTCAACACCTATGAATCGGAAGTGATGCGGGCCGAAGCCGAGAAGGCGGGGCTGAACAACGCCATTCTCGTCAACACCTGTGCGGTGACCGGCGAGGCCGTGCGCCAGGCGCGCCAGGCGATCCGCCGCGCACGGCGCGACAACCCGCATGCCCGCATCATCGTCACCGGCTGCGCCGCCCAGACCGAGAAGCAAGCCTTTGCCGAGATGGCCGAGGTCGACGCGGTGCTCGGCAACGAGGAGAAGCTCAAGAGCGCCTCCTACCGATCGCTGCCGGATTTCGGCGTCTCGGCCGAAGAGAAGCTCCGCGTCAACGACATCATGAGCGTGCGCGCCACCGCGCCGCAGATGGTGAAGCACATCGACGGGCACGTGCGCGCCTTCATCCAGGTGCAAAACGGCTGCGACCACCGCTGCACCTTCTGCATCATCCCCTATGGTCGCGGCAATTCCCGCTCCGTGCCGATGGGCGCCGTCGTCGATCAGGCCCGCCGGCTCGTCGAGGGCGGTTATCGCGAGATCGTACTGACCGGCGTCGATGCGACGAGCTATGGCGCCGATCTTCCCGGAACACCGACGCTCGGTCTGCTTGCCAAGACGCTGTTGAAGCAGGTTCCGGAAATCCTGCGCCTGCGCCTCTCGTCGATCGACAGCATCGAGGCCGATCGGCATCTGTTCGACCTGATCGCCGGCGAGCCGCGCTTCATGCCGCACCTGCATCTTTCGCTCCAGCACGGCGACGACCTCATTCTGAAGCGGATGAAGCGGCGGCATTCGAGTGCCGATGCGCGTGCCTTCTGCGGCGAGGTCCGCCGCTTGCGGCCCGAGATCAGTTTCGGCGCCGACATGATCGCCGGCTTTCCGACCGAGACAGAGCAGATGTTCGAGAATGCCGCGCGCCTTGCGGAGGGTTGCGGCATCGCGCATCTCCACGTCTTCCCCTATAGCCCGCGCCCCGGAACGCCGGCCGCGCGCATGCCGCAGCTCGATCGCGCACTCGTCAAGGAGCGCGCGGCGCGCCTGCGTGCGAGGGGAGCGGAGCTCTACGCCGCCCATCTCGGTCGTATGATCGGCAGCGAGCAGACGATCCTGGTCGAGATGAACGGGCTGGCGCACACCGAAAACTTCACGCTCGTCGATGCGGCCGGGCTTAAGCCGCGGTCGCTCGTTGCGGTCACAATTACCGGCCACAATGGCAAGCATCTGACGATGCAACAAAAACAGATGGCTGCGGCCTGA
- a CDS encoding MarR family winged helix-turn-helix transcriptional regulator has translation MLVRFDKQERLYKAIKLVRPIQLNVNRTVEKMLDGAGITVAERAVLEVLCDEPLTVPEAAKRLSMKRQFVQRIAAGLLAKALIEKKPNPEHRRAFFCVPSAAGRELFDAVHQRELELLHAVLGDINQTEVVVALRVMARVDSAFEELARQLGVEEGG, from the coding sequence ATGCTCGTCCGATTCGACAAACAGGAACGGCTCTACAAGGCCATCAAGCTTGTCCGCCCCATCCAGCTCAACGTCAACAGGACGGTGGAAAAGATGCTTGATGGCGCGGGGATCACGGTTGCCGAGCGTGCCGTCCTGGAGGTGCTTTGCGACGAGCCGCTGACGGTGCCGGAGGCGGCAAAGCGGCTGTCGATGAAGCGGCAGTTCGTCCAGCGCATTGCGGCGGGTCTGCTCGCAAAGGCGCTGATCGAGAAAAAGCCCAATCCCGAGCATCGCAGAGCCTTTTTCTGCGTTCCGAGCGCCGCCGGTCGCGAGCTCTTCGACGCCGTTCATCAGCGCGAACTCGAGCTGCTGCATGCTGTCCTCGGGGATATCAACCAGACCGAGGTGGTGGTGGCTCTTCGGGTGATGGCGCGCGTCGACTCGGCATTCGAGGAACTGGCGCGCCAACTGGGCGTGGAGGAGGGCGGATGA
- a CDS encoding septation protein A, giving the protein MSTIEAAKPRTEVNPLLKLVLELGPLMVFFFANSRGDWLASRFPVLAELGGPIFIATGLFMAATAIALVASWMLTRTLPMMPLVSGIVVFVFGALTLWLQNDTFIKMKPTIVNTLFGAILLGGLLFGKSLLGYVFHSAFKLDEDGWRKLTIRWGLFFLFLAVLNELVWRTFSTDFWVAFKVWGTMPITILFTLAQMPLIMKHSLEQDSAE; this is encoded by the coding sequence ATGTCGACAATCGAAGCCGCCAAACCGCGGACAGAGGTGAACCCGCTCCTGAAGCTCGTGCTGGAGCTCGGGCCGCTCATGGTCTTCTTCTTCGCCAATTCCCGCGGCGACTGGCTGGCGAGCCGCTTTCCCGTGCTTGCCGAGCTCGGCGGACCGATCTTCATCGCCACCGGCCTCTTCATGGCGGCAACGGCGATTGCGCTTGTCGCTTCCTGGATGCTGACCCGAACGCTGCCGATGATGCCGCTCGTTTCCGGGATCGTCGTCTTCGTGTTCGGCGCGCTGACGCTATGGCTGCAGAACGATACGTTCATCAAGATGAAGCCGACGATCGTCAACACGCTCTTCGGCGCGATCCTGCTCGGTGGTCTCCTGTTCGGCAAATCCCTGCTCGGCTACGTCTTCCATTCCGCCTTCAAGCTGGATGAGGACGGCTGGCGCAAGCTGACGATCCGCTGGGGTCTGTTCTTCCTCTTCCTCGCCGTGCTGAACGAGCTCGTCTGGCGTACCTTCTCGACGGATTTCTGGGTGGCCTTCAAGGTCTGGGGAACGATGCCGATCACGATTCTCTTCACCCTCGCCCAGATGCCGCTGATCATGAAGCATTCGCTCGAACAGGATAGCGCCGAGTGA
- a CDS encoding heme ABC transporter permease — protein sequence MSENSLAIRKFSDLANPTRFLALADRVLPWFAATTALFFVAGLWLSFTTEGDYQQGETVRIMYVHVPAAWLSMMCYTVMAISALGTLVWRHPLADVSAKAAAPIGACFTFLALVTGSLWGKPMWGAWWVWDARLTSVFVLFLMYLGLIALNRAMDDPARSARVSAVLVLVGFVNIPIIKFSVEWWNTLHQPASVMRLGGPTIDPEFLWPLLMMAVAFTLLFFTLHIAAMRNEIWRRRVTSLRRQAVRNAGREAQAL from the coding sequence ATGAGCGAAAACAGCCTGGCTATCCGCAAATTCAGCGACCTTGCCAATCCCACCCGGTTTCTGGCGCTGGCGGACCGTGTGCTGCCCTGGTTTGCCGCCACCACCGCCCTGTTCTTCGTCGCTGGCCTCTGGCTGTCCTTCACCACCGAAGGCGATTACCAGCAGGGCGAGACGGTGCGCATCATGTATGTGCATGTGCCGGCCGCCTGGCTGTCGATGATGTGTTACACGGTGATGGCGATCTCCGCGCTCGGCACGCTCGTCTGGCGCCACCCGCTGGCCGATGTTTCCGCCAAGGCGGCGGCGCCGATCGGCGCCTGCTTCACCTTTCTCGCGCTCGTCACCGGTTCGCTCTGGGGGAAGCCGATGTGGGGCGCCTGGTGGGTCTGGGATGCGCGGCTGACCTCGGTCTTCGTGCTCTTTCTCATGTATCTCGGGCTGATCGCGCTCAATCGCGCCATGGATGATCCTGCCCGTTCGGCCCGCGTCTCCGCCGTGCTCGTGCTGGTCGGCTTCGTCAACATTCCGATCATCAAGTTCTCGGTCGAATGGTGGAACACGCTGCATCAGCCGGCGAGCGTCATGCGTCTCGGTGGGCCGACGATCGATCCCGAGTTCTTGTGGCCGCTTCTCATGATGGCGGTCGCCTTCACGCTGCTGTTTTTCACGCTGCACATCGCCGCGATGCGCAATGAGATCTGGCGCCGCCGGGTCACCTCGCTCCGCCGTCAGGCTGTTCGGAACGCCGGCCGGGAGGCACAGGCACTATGA
- a CDS encoding DsbE family thiol:disulfide interchange protein yields the protein MSSTQAPQPDERKPGTMRFIFAALPLIIFAALALIFWSQLNSGKDVSEIPSALIGTKAPKLDLPPLEGATLAGQPMPALNDAAIKGRLTLVNVWASWCVPCRQEHPIILGLSKDPRLLVVGINYKDQNENALRFLGELGNPFSAIGIDPRGKAAIDWGVYGIPESYLVGPDGTILYKRVGPFDEKSLKEGLMPAIEKALAGS from the coding sequence ATGAGCAGCACCCAGGCGCCCCAGCCGGACGAGCGCAAGCCCGGCACAATGCGTTTCATTTTCGCAGCGCTGCCACTCATCATCTTCGCGGCACTGGCACTGATCTTCTGGAGCCAGCTGAATTCCGGCAAGGATGTGAGCGAAATCCCTTCCGCGCTGATCGGCACGAAGGCGCCGAAGCTCGATCTGCCGCCGCTTGAAGGCGCGACGCTCGCGGGCCAGCCGATGCCGGCGCTCAACGACGCGGCGATCAAGGGCAGGCTGACGCTCGTCAATGTCTGGGCTTCCTGGTGCGTGCCCTGCCGGCAGGAGCACCCGATCATCCTTGGGCTCTCCAAGGATCCGCGGCTTCTCGTCGTCGGCATCAACTACAAGGACCAGAACGAAAACGCGTTGCGTTTCCTCGGCGAGCTCGGCAATCCGTTTTCGGCGATCGGCATCGATCCGCGCGGCAAGGCCGCGATCGACTGGGGCGTCTACGGCATCCCAGAATCCTACCTCGTCGGCCCCGACGGCACGATCCTCTACAAGCGCGTCGGCCCGTTTGATGAGAAGAGCCTCAAGGAAGGGCTCATGCCGGCGATCGAGAAGGCGTTGGCGGGCTCGTGA
- a CDS encoding MBL fold metallo-hydrolase → MKKGGNPYYTGPVSDHFDGVRFFNPGGTAPRGLGAFLRWQLGGGRTRWPAHRASPFLQARPDLNVDGDGLRVTMVGHATLLIQVGGLNILTDPVWSHRASPFTFAGPHRRNAPGILLDDLPPIDVVLVTHNHYDHLDLDTLMALNEEHAPRVVTPLGNDTIIRRSVPNAQISVVDWGDRVEFDDGITIHAEPCHHWSARRSGDRRMALWAAFVIETAAGKIYHVGDTGFHDGINYRAARAKHGPFRLANLPFGCYEPRWFMASQHQNPEEAVKGMIACGAGHVAGHHWGTFRLTNEGIEEPLRALEAALDSAGIERARFRAMRPGEIFDVPATASKAE, encoded by the coding sequence ATGAAGAAAGGTGGCAATCCCTACTACACCGGCCCCGTTTCGGATCATTTCGACGGCGTTCGCTTCTTCAACCCCGGCGGCACCGCGCCGCGCGGCCTCGGCGCTTTCTTGCGCTGGCAGCTTGGCGGCGGCCGCACGAGATGGCCCGCTCACCGCGCCAGTCCGTTCCTGCAGGCAAGACCGGATCTCAATGTCGACGGTGACGGCCTCCGGGTCACGATGGTCGGCCATGCAACGCTCCTGATCCAGGTTGGTGGGCTGAACATCCTGACCGACCCGGTCTGGTCGCATCGCGCAAGCCCCTTCACCTTTGCCGGTCCGCACCGGCGCAACGCACCCGGCATACTCCTGGACGACCTGCCGCCGATCGACGTCGTCCTTGTCACGCACAATCACTACGATCACCTCGACCTCGACACGCTCATGGCATTGAACGAGGAACACGCGCCACGCGTCGTGACACCGCTCGGCAACGACACGATTATCCGGCGTTCGGTTCCGAACGCGCAAATATCCGTTGTCGATTGGGGCGACCGGGTCGAGTTCGACGACGGGATCACTATCCATGCCGAGCCCTGTCACCACTGGTCGGCACGCCGTTCCGGCGACCGGCGCATGGCGCTCTGGGCGGCCTTCGTCATCGAGACCGCGGCCGGCAAGATCTATCATGTCGGCGATACCGGCTTTCACGACGGCATCAACTATCGGGCGGCCCGCGCCAAGCATGGTCCTTTCCGCCTCGCCAATCTGCCGTTCGGCTGCTACGAGCCGCGCTGGTTCATGGCGTCCCAGCACCAGAATCCGGAGGAGGCCGTCAAGGGCATGATCGCCTGCGGCGCCGGACACGTCGCCGGCCATCACTGGGGCACGTTCCGATTGACCAATGAAGGGATCGAAGAGCCGCTGAGAGCGCTGGAGGCGGCACTCGACAGCGCCGGCATCGAACGGGCGCGTTTCCGGGCGATGCGCCCCGGCGAGATCTTCGACGTTCCTGCGACCGCATCGAAGGCCGAATGA
- the ccmB gene encoding heme exporter protein CcmB yields the protein MIALFFRDLKLSVRAGGGAMIGVLFFMTVVAVVPFGVGPDLNLLSRIGPAMLWIGALLASLLGLDRLFQAEREDGSLDLLLMQETPLILTVFVKCAAHWAATGLPLVIASPLLGLFMNMNELAIGATMLTLLAGTPAITLIGAVGAAVAVALPRGGLLVSILVLPLAIPVLIFGVSAVYAAIEDPAPFLPPFMILMAITLFFAVIGPVAAASALRHSAD from the coding sequence TTGATCGCCCTCTTCTTCCGCGACCTCAAACTCTCGGTGCGCGCCGGCGGCGGCGCTATGATCGGGGTGCTGTTCTTCATGACGGTCGTTGCCGTCGTCCCTTTCGGGGTCGGACCGGATCTCAATCTCTTGTCGCGCATCGGCCCGGCGATGCTCTGGATCGGCGCGCTGCTGGCCTCGCTGCTCGGTCTCGACCGTCTTTTCCAGGCGGAGCGCGAGGATGGGTCGCTCGATCTCCTGCTGATGCAGGAAACACCGCTCATTCTGACGGTGTTCGTCAAGTGCGCGGCTCATTGGGCCGCGACGGGCCTGCCGCTTGTCATCGCCTCGCCGCTGCTCGGCCTCTTCATGAATATGAACGAGCTGGCGATCGGCGCGACCATGCTCACGCTTCTTGCCGGAACGCCGGCGATCACCCTCATCGGCGCGGTCGGTGCCGCGGTCGCGGTCGCCTTGCCGCGCGGCGGGCTGCTTGTCTCGATCCTCGTTCTGCCGCTTGCCATCCCCGTGCTGATCTTCGGCGTCAGTGCGGTTTATGCGGCGATCGAGGATCCCGCTCCGTTTCTGCCGCCTTTCATGATATTGATGGCGATAACCCTGTTCTTCGCGGTGATCGGTCCGGTGGCGGCAGCCTCTGCGCTGAGGCATTCGGCCGATTGA